A DNA window from Janibacter sp. A1S7 contains the following coding sequences:
- a CDS encoding alpha/beta hydrolase, with protein MTTSHESENLMAAIRQGRVRVRPHARAVALILHGGRAVEPRPRRSRDVSYLRMLPFAPAVWRASRGSVAPVLVHNRDGGWIAPTGSGLAQTRELVRRLADEHGLPVVLLGHSSGGWAALRCGDEEAVAGAVALAPWIGEEDPDEHLRQKVVRVVHGEADTVCSPQRSRDFVERLRAAGGDATYQGVSGGHALLERPRRWHALAAQAVVEVAARG; from the coding sequence GTGACCACGTCGCACGAGTCCGAGAACCTCATGGCCGCGATCCGACAGGGGCGCGTGCGCGTGCGACCGCACGCCCGGGCGGTGGCGCTCATCCTGCACGGGGGACGCGCCGTCGAACCGCGACCGCGCCGCTCGCGCGACGTCTCGTACCTGCGGATGCTGCCCTTCGCACCCGCGGTGTGGCGGGCCTCGCGGGGGAGCGTCGCTCCGGTCCTCGTGCACAACCGGGACGGGGGCTGGATCGCCCCCACCGGCAGCGGCCTCGCCCAGACCCGCGAACTGGTGCGCCGGCTCGCCGACGAGCACGGGCTGCCGGTCGTGCTGCTCGGGCACTCCAGCGGGGGGTGGGCGGCGTTGCGGTGCGGCGACGAGGAGGCCGTGGCCGGTGCCGTGGCGCTCGCCCCGTGGATCGGCGAGGAGGATCCGGACGAGCACCTGCGGCAGAAGGTCGTGCGGGTCGTGCACGGCGAGGCGGACACGGTGTGCAGCCCTCAGCGGTCACGTGACTTCGTCGAGCGGTTGCGCGCCGCCGGAGGTGACGCGACCTATCAGGGGGTCTCCGGTGGCCACGCCCTCCTCGAGCGGCCGCGACGGTGGCACGCCCTGGCTGCTCAGGCCGTGGTGGAGGTGGCTGCCCGGGGCTGA
- a CDS encoding alpha/beta fold hydrolase — protein MTINHTLVGTGPTKVITVHGWFGGADGWGLLPDLVDTEACTFAFFDLRGYGSRADVSSDFTLDEVADDVFALADELGWQRFALVGHSMGGAMGLRALCRAPERITAVVGVSPVPASGVPLDADSQALFDGAAQDNANRHAIIDFTTGNRQPKSWIDGMVAYSAQHSRPEAVAGYLRSWTGADFVADLPAATVPVHAVVGEHDPALGEETMRATWLEQLSGCELTVIPNAGHYAMFETPVSLIAAIETTLATARA, from the coding sequence ATGACGATCAACCACACGCTGGTGGGCACCGGCCCGACCAAGGTCATCACCGTGCACGGATGGTTCGGGGGTGCGGACGGCTGGGGGCTGCTCCCCGATCTCGTCGACACCGAGGCCTGCACGTTCGCCTTCTTCGACCTGCGTGGGTACGGCTCGCGCGCGGACGTCTCGAGCGACTTCACCCTGGACGAGGTCGCCGACGACGTGTTCGCGCTGGCCGACGAGCTCGGCTGGCAGCGGTTCGCCCTGGTCGGGCACTCGATGGGCGGGGCCATGGGGTTGCGCGCCCTCTGCCGAGCCCCGGAGCGGATCACGGCGGTCGTGGGCGTCAGCCCCGTCCCCGCATCCGGGGTCCCGCTCGATGCCGACTCGCAGGCCCTCTTCGACGGTGCCGCGCAGGACAACGCGAACCGCCACGCGATCATCGACTTCACCACCGGCAACCGCCAGCCGAAGAGCTGGATCGACGGGATGGTCGCCTACTCGGCGCAGCACTCGCGGCCCGAGGCGGTGGCCGGTTACCTCAGGTCGTGGACCGGCGCGGACTTCGTCGCCGACCTGCCGGCGGCCACCGTGCCGGTGCACGCAGTCGTCGGTGAGCACGACCCGGCCCTCGGCGAGGAGACGATGCGCGCGACCTGGCTGGAGCAGCTGTCCGGTTGCGAGCTGACCGTCATCCCCAACGCCGGTCACTACGCGATGTTCGAGACACCGGTGTCGCTGATCGCCGCGATCGAGACCACGCTGGCCACGGCAAGGGCCTGA
- a CDS encoding asparaginase, which yields MSAPRIGVAALGGTIAMTSQTGREVTPTLTADDLVAAVPRLGEIAEVTATTVATRPSASVTSLDLATVIEWAGARVAAGARGVVVTQGTDSIEETAYWLDLHWDHPEPLVVTGAMRPPATPGADGPANLLAAVLTASAQEARDRGVLVVLNDTVHTAVEVLKARSSHPDAFVSRPFGPLGFLEEEQLHLRAPGHRRPALPVATEGDPPSVALLETHLDDTGDVLDLVTRAGYDGVVIAGFGVGHVPERMVDAVQRALDAGVVVVMATRAGDGPTHEASYGYAGSEVDLLARGVIAAGWLHPRKARVLLAELLCHGAGVGEVREELARRSAVTG from the coding sequence ATGAGCGCACCGCGCATCGGCGTGGCAGCCCTGGGCGGCACGATCGCCATGACGTCGCAGACCGGACGCGAGGTGACGCCGACCCTCACCGCCGACGACCTCGTCGCGGCGGTGCCCCGGCTCGGCGAGATCGCCGAGGTCACCGCGACCACGGTGGCGACCCGGCCGAGCGCGTCGGTGACCTCGCTCGACCTGGCGACGGTGATCGAGTGGGCCGGGGCCCGGGTCGCGGCGGGCGCCCGCGGCGTCGTCGTCACGCAGGGGACGGACTCGATCGAGGAGACCGCCTACTGGCTGGACCTGCACTGGGATCACCCCGAGCCGCTGGTCGTCACCGGGGCGATGCGTCCCCCCGCCACCCCCGGGGCAGACGGCCCGGCCAACCTCCTCGCCGCGGTCCTCACGGCATCGGCGCAGGAGGCCCGCGACCGCGGCGTGCTCGTCGTGCTGAACGACACGGTCCACACCGCCGTCGAGGTGCTCAAGGCACGCAGCAGCCACCCGGACGCGTTCGTCTCCCGGCCCTTCGGGCCGCTCGGGTTCCTCGAGGAGGAGCAGCTGCACCTGCGCGCCCCCGGCCACCGGCGCCCCGCACTTCCCGTGGCGACGGAGGGCGACCCCCCGTCGGTCGCGCTGCTGGAGACCCACCTCGATGACACCGGCGACGTGCTCGACCTGGTGACGCGGGCCGGGTACGACGGTGTGGTCATCGCCGGCTTCGGCGTCGGGCACGTGCCCGAGCGCATGGTCGACGCGGTCCAGCGCGCCCTCGACGCCGGGGTGGTCGTCGTCATGGCGACCCGCGCGGGTGACGGGCCCACGCACGAGGCCAGCTACGGCTACGCCGGGTCCGAGGTCGACCTCCTCGCCCGTGGCGTGATCGCCGCCGGTTGGTTGCACCCGCGCAAGGCACGGGTGCTGCTGGCCGAGCTGCTGTGCCACGGCGCCGGCGTCGGGGAGGTCAGGGAGGAGCTCGCGAGGAGAAGCGCCGTCACCGGCTGA
- a CDS encoding TetR/AcrR family transcriptional regulator, producing the protein MPTAREGLLDALEELLIEEGERAATLDAVATRARVSKGGLLYHFASKAALIDGLVARMQDRAEQDAAAMRDSPDGPAAYYVRTSAQVGSAFDQTLLAAFRLAPGSESRVTDAIQGIRVRWLELITEEVGDRDLALAILLMGDGLYYSASLALDSLGGQDSPTQEAAPVAAPDLSDIDSLLRVVSRMRGVSGGD; encoded by the coding sequence ATGCCGACTGCACGCGAAGGACTGCTCGATGCCCTCGAGGAGCTGCTCATCGAGGAGGGCGAGCGCGCCGCGACCCTGGACGCGGTGGCCACCCGCGCGCGCGTGTCCAAGGGCGGCTTGCTCTACCACTTCGCGTCGAAGGCTGCGCTCATCGACGGGCTCGTCGCGCGCATGCAGGACCGCGCCGAGCAGGACGCCGCGGCGATGCGGGATTCGCCGGACGGCCCGGCCGCCTACTACGTGCGCACCTCCGCGCAGGTGGGCTCCGCCTTCGACCAGACCCTGCTCGCCGCCTTCCGCCTGGCCCCCGGGTCCGAGTCCCGGGTGACGGATGCGATCCAGGGAATCCGCGTGCGCTGGCTGGAGCTGATCACGGAGGAGGTCGGCGACCGCGACCTCGCGCTGGCGATCCTGCTGATGGGTGACGGGCTCTACTACAGCGCCTCGCTGGCCCTGGACTCCCTCGGCGGCCAAGACTCCCCGACCCAGGAGGCTGCACCGGTGGCGGCTCCGGACCTGTCGGACATCGACTCGCTGCTGCGGGTGGTCTCCCGCATGCGCGGTGTGTCCGGCGGGGACTGA
- a CDS encoding MBL fold metallo-hydrolase, whose translation MDWTAPGPEEVAPGVHRIPLPLPMDGLKAVNVYAVIGEDSHTLIDGGWEIDVAQKALGDALGGLGLAPQDFDQCLVTHHHRDHYTMALGLRRRAGLIVGLGEGEAEQLEAIRASDGAFSGADALLLAADATSVIEGLAALPVDRVDLDGFADPDRWLQDEECVAAAGRSLRVRATPGHTQGHVVFFDDECDLVFAGDHVLPHITPSIGFQAKPVKTPLADYLGSLADMLTERDRLLLPAHGPAGGGLHARVEELLAHHESRLSQTEAAVHAGASSGFAVTETLRWTRHERHLSELDPMNQMLATTETLAHLQVLVAQDRVRESLVDGVWRYL comes from the coding sequence ATGGACTGGACGGCACCGGGGCCCGAAGAGGTCGCGCCGGGAGTCCACCGCATCCCCCTCCCCCTGCCGATGGACGGGCTCAAGGCAGTCAATGTCTACGCCGTCATCGGCGAGGACTCGCACACCCTCATCGACGGCGGGTGGGAGATCGACGTCGCCCAGAAGGCGTTGGGTGACGCGCTGGGTGGGCTCGGGCTGGCGCCGCAGGACTTCGACCAGTGCCTGGTCACGCACCACCACCGCGACCACTACACGATGGCGCTCGGCCTGCGACGACGCGCCGGCCTGATCGTCGGTCTGGGCGAAGGGGAGGCCGAGCAGCTCGAGGCGATCCGCGCCAGCGATGGCGCGTTCTCGGGTGCCGATGCCCTGCTGCTGGCCGCTGATGCCACGAGCGTGATCGAGGGACTGGCGGCACTGCCGGTGGACCGGGTCGATCTCGACGGCTTCGCCGACCCCGATCGCTGGTTGCAGGACGAGGAGTGCGTTGCGGCCGCGGGCCGCTCGCTGCGGGTCCGCGCGACGCCCGGACACACGCAGGGGCACGTGGTCTTCTTCGACGACGAGTGCGACCTGGTCTTCGCCGGGGACCACGTGCTGCCGCACATCACGCCGTCGATCGGTTTCCAGGCCAAGCCGGTGAAGACTCCGCTGGCGGACTACCTCGGCTCGCTGGCGGACATGCTCACCGAGCGCGACCGCTTGCTGCTGCCCGCGCACGGCCCGGCCGGAGGCGGCCTCCATGCGCGCGTGGAGGAGCTGCTGGCCCACCACGAGTCGCGCCTGTCCCAGACCGAGGCTGCCGTGCACGCCGGCGCCTCCTCCGGCTTCGCCGTCACCGAGACTCTGCGCTGGACCCGCCACGAGCGGCACCTGTCCGAGCTGGACCCGATGAACCAGATGCTCGCCACCACCGAGACGCTCGCGCACCTGCAGGTGCTGGTGG
- a CDS encoding alanine racemase, with product MTTSAETPFALVDRAKVERNVARLRDHLGGLGVALRPHVKTTKALEPTSMAFGGGTGPITVSTLAEAEFFAGAGYTDILYAVGIAPGKLDRVARLRQRGVDLTILLDTVTQAEAVVAFATEHDVPLPALIEIDSDGHRGGVRADDPQLLEIAGVLAEGGVEVRGVMTHAGESYFAYTPEALRAAAEGERRAIVDAATRLRDGGHPAPVVSVGSTPTAHAATDLSGVTEVRAGNYVFFDLVMAGIGVCTVEDIALSVAATVIGRGPDESLLTDAGWTATSSDRGTSVQPVDQHLGIVTTDEGVVIEDLVMVGASQEHGVLAVRPGAGRGLPDLAVGTRVRILPIHACATAAQHDHYEVMLGEGEPVTERWERAHGW from the coding sequence ATGACGACTTCTGCCGAGACCCCCTTCGCCCTCGTCGACCGCGCCAAGGTCGAACGCAACGTCGCGCGTCTGCGTGACCACCTGGGCGGGCTCGGTGTGGCGCTGCGGCCGCACGTGAAGACCACCAAGGCACTCGAGCCGACGAGCATGGCCTTCGGCGGTGGCACCGGCCCGATCACCGTCTCCACGCTGGCGGAGGCGGAGTTCTTCGCCGGTGCGGGCTACACCGACATCCTCTACGCGGTGGGCATCGCGCCCGGCAAGCTCGACCGGGTCGCGCGGCTGCGCCAGCGAGGCGTGGACCTGACGATCCTGCTCGACACCGTGACCCAGGCGGAAGCGGTGGTCGCCTTCGCCACCGAGCACGACGTGCCCCTGCCGGCGCTCATCGAGATCGACAGCGACGGGCACCGCGGCGGGGTGCGCGCCGACGACCCGCAGCTGCTCGAGATCGCCGGTGTCCTCGCCGAGGGTGGGGTGGAGGTGCGGGGGGTGATGACGCACGCGGGGGAGTCCTACTTCGCCTACACGCCGGAGGCCCTGCGGGCCGCCGCTGAGGGGGAGCGCCGGGCGATCGTCGACGCCGCGACCCGGTTGCGCGACGGGGGGCACCCCGCGCCCGTGGTCAGCGTCGGCTCCACCCCCACCGCCCACGCGGCGACCGACCTGAGCGGGGTCACGGAGGTGCGGGCGGGCAACTACGTCTTCTTCGACCTCGTGATGGCCGGCATCGGCGTGTGCACAGTCGAGGACATCGCGCTGTCGGTCGCCGCGACCGTCATCGGACGCGGACCCGATGAGTCCCTGCTCACCGATGCGGGCTGGACGGCCACCTCCAGCGACCGGGGTACCTCGGTCCAGCCCGTCGACCAGCACCTCGGGATCGTGACCACGGACGAGGGGGTGGTCATCGAGGACCTGGTGATGGTCGGGGCGAGCCAGGAGCACGGGGTGCTGGCCGTCCGGCCGGGAGCCGGGCGTGGGCTGCCGGACCTCGCGGTCGGCACCCGGGTGCGCATCCTGCCGATCCACGCCTGCGCCACCGCCGCCCAGCACGACCACTACGAGGTCATGCTCGGCGAGGGGGAGCCGGTCACCGAGCGCTGGGAGCGTGCACACGGCTGGTGA
- a CDS encoding cyclopropane-fatty-acyl-phospholipid synthase family protein translates to MAEASGIAHRLQAALDPLLRGPLPVPVTAWDGSQAGLPDGPTVHLRHPDALRRLLWSPGELGAAQAYVTGELEIDGDVGHLLDRVREEFARRGLTGFPTRAAVGSLPALVRLAKDLGLLSTPPQPPASQARLRGRRHTLLRDRSAISHHYDLSNDFYALLLEETMAYSCAWFGEGDDLDPHRPLVQAQRAKLDLICQALQLTPGDTLLDVGCGWGSLSLHAAEHYGAQVTGVTIAAEQKAYIDEQVRTRGLDDRVTIELRDYREVSGQFDAVGSVEMGEHVGQENYPTYVDTLRRRVRPGGHVLIQQMSRRGKHPGGGPFIEAFIAPDMHMRPLGETVEFFESGGLEVRHVRAMREHYVWTVDAWLATFEEHLTALTELVGEEVVRVWRLYLVGGRQAFRDGRMGVDQILSRRPEESG, encoded by the coding sequence ATGGCAGAAGCATCAGGCATCGCCCACAGGCTCCAGGCCGCACTGGATCCGCTGCTGCGTGGGCCGCTGCCCGTGCCGGTGACGGCGTGGGACGGCTCGCAGGCAGGACTCCCCGACGGGCCGACGGTCCATCTGCGCCACCCCGACGCCCTTCGTCGGCTGCTGTGGTCGCCCGGTGAGCTCGGGGCGGCGCAGGCCTACGTCACCGGCGAGCTGGAGATCGACGGCGACGTCGGACACCTCCTCGACCGGGTCCGGGAGGAGTTCGCACGGCGCGGGCTGACGGGCTTCCCGACCCGCGCCGCGGTGGGTTCCCTGCCCGCTCTCGTGCGGCTGGCCAAGGACCTCGGGCTGCTCTCAACTCCCCCGCAGCCACCGGCGAGCCAGGCACGGTTGCGCGGGCGCCGGCACACGCTGCTGCGGGACCGGTCGGCGATCAGCCACCACTACGACCTGTCCAACGACTTCTACGCGCTGCTGCTCGAGGAGACGATGGCCTACTCGTGCGCGTGGTTCGGTGAGGGCGATGACCTGGATCCGCACCGTCCACTCGTGCAGGCCCAACGGGCGAAGCTGGACCTGATCTGCCAGGCGCTGCAGTTGACGCCGGGTGACACCCTCCTCGACGTCGGCTGCGGGTGGGGCTCACTCAGCCTGCACGCCGCGGAGCACTACGGCGCGCAGGTCACCGGGGTGACGATCGCCGCGGAGCAGAAGGCCTACATCGACGAGCAGGTCCGCACCCGGGGCCTCGACGACCGGGTGACCATCGAGCTGCGGGACTACCGGGAGGTCTCCGGGCAGTTCGACGCAGTCGGCTCGGTCGAGATGGGTGAGCACGTCGGGCAGGAGAACTACCCCACCTACGTCGACACGCTGCGTCGGCGGGTGCGGCCCGGAGGACACGTGCTCATCCAGCAGATGTCACGACGCGGCAAGCACCCCGGTGGTGGTCCCTTCATCGAGGCCTTCATCGCGCCGGACATGCACATGCGCCCCCTCGGCGAGACCGTCGAGTTCTTCGAGTCCGGCGGTCTGGAGGTGCGGCACGTGCGGGCGATGCGTGAGCACTACGTCTGGACGGTGGACGCGTGGCTGGCGACCTTCGAGGAGCACCTGACGGCGCTGACCGAGCTCGTCGGCGAGGAGGTCGTGCGGGTCTGGCGCCTCTACCTCGTCGGTGGGCGGCAGGCCTTCCGCGATGGCAGGATGGGCGTGGACCAGATCCTCTCCCGCCGACCCGAGGAGTCCGGATGA
- a CDS encoding MFS transporter: MPAPALTTTRHEPLLGVRRRWAALGVLMLPVLLIAVDNTVLAFALPGISTALSPSGTQLLWIVDAYPLVLAGLLVPMGSLGDAIGRRRLLMIGGLGFAAVSAFAAFAPTAEVLIASRAALGLFGAMLMPATLSIIRNVFTDPTERRTAIAVWAAGFAGGAALGPIVGGFLLEHFWWGSVLLLAVPVLVPLLVLGPWLVPESRDPDPSPVDPASIVLVMATMTPIVWAVKEVSHSGPTGAPAVAGLVGVMSGALFVHRQLQRPRPMLDVRLFSVPAFSGALAANLLSVFSLVGFLFFISQHLQLVSGRGPLESGLFLLPGLVVTIIAGLAAVWLVRLLTPATVVAGGLLLNAIGYGVVLVSGWAGSDLGLLIAFAILGAGVGMAETISNDVILSAVPAHKAGAASAVSETAYEGGAVLGTAVLGSVLTAAYRSRVDVPAEVPPAAAAAARETLGGAVEVAGGLPSPLAAQLLESARSAFDSGVVVTSSIAAILMLTAAVIAGLTLRQQPDVQSVAQAHR, encoded by the coding sequence ATGCCCGCCCCCGCCCTGACGACGACCCGCCACGAACCCCTGCTCGGCGTGCGCCGACGCTGGGCGGCACTGGGCGTCCTGATGCTGCCGGTGCTCCTCATCGCCGTGGACAACACCGTGCTGGCGTTCGCACTGCCGGGGATCTCGACCGCACTGTCTCCTTCCGGGACGCAGCTGCTGTGGATCGTCGACGCCTATCCGCTGGTGCTCGCCGGTCTGCTGGTCCCGATGGGGAGTCTGGGCGATGCGATCGGTCGGCGTCGGCTCCTGATGATCGGCGGCCTCGGTTTCGCCGCCGTCTCCGCGTTCGCCGCGTTCGCGCCGACGGCGGAGGTGCTCATCGCCTCTCGCGCGGCGCTGGGATTATTCGGGGCGATGCTCATGCCCGCGACCCTGTCGATCATCCGCAACGTCTTCACCGACCCCACGGAGCGGCGCACCGCCATCGCGGTCTGGGCGGCCGGCTTCGCCGGGGGCGCGGCACTGGGCCCCATCGTGGGTGGCTTCCTGCTCGAGCACTTCTGGTGGGGGTCGGTGCTGTTGCTCGCGGTGCCGGTGCTGGTGCCGCTCCTGGTCCTCGGGCCCTGGCTCGTCCCCGAGTCCAGGGACCCCGACCCAAGCCCGGTCGACCCCGCGAGCATCGTGCTGGTGATGGCGACGATGACCCCGATCGTGTGGGCCGTCAAGGAGGTCTCCCACTCCGGTCCGACCGGGGCCCCGGCGGTGGCGGGACTCGTGGGAGTGATGAGCGGGGCCCTCTTCGTCCACCGGCAGCTGCAACGCCCGCGGCCCATGCTCGACGTGCGCCTGTTCTCCGTCCCGGCCTTCAGCGGGGCGCTGGCGGCGAATCTGCTCAGCGTGTTCTCACTGGTCGGGTTCCTGTTCTTCATCTCCCAGCACCTGCAGCTGGTCAGCGGACGCGGCCCCCTCGAGTCGGGACTCTTCCTGCTGCCGGGTCTCGTGGTCACGATCATCGCGGGTCTGGCCGCCGTGTGGCTGGTCCGGCTCCTCACGCCGGCGACCGTCGTCGCCGGTGGTCTGCTGCTGAACGCGATCGGGTACGGCGTGGTCCTCGTGAGCGGTTGGGCGGGCTCCGACCTGGGGCTCCTGATCGCCTTTGCGATCCTCGGTGCGGGCGTCGGCATGGCCGAGACGATCTCGAACGACGTGATCCTGTCCGCGGTGCCGGCGCACAAGGCGGGGGCGGCCTCCGCCGTCTCGGAGACCGCGTACGAAGGCGGTGCGGTGCTGGGCACCGCCGTGCTCGGCAGTGTGCTCACCGCGGCCTACCGGTCCCGGGTGGACGTCCCCGCAGAGGTGCCGCCGGCGGCCGCGGCTGCCGCGCGCGAGACGCTCGGTGGTGCGGTCGAGGTGGCCGGCGGGCTGCCCTCGCCCCTGGCGGCGCAGCTGCTCGAGTCCGCCCGCAGCGCCTTCGACTCCGGTGTCGTCGTGACCTCGTCGATCGCCGCGATCCTCATGCTCACGGCAGCGGTGATCGCGGGGCTGACACTGCGTCAACAGCCCGATGTGCAGTCCGTCGCGCAGGCGCACCGGTGA
- a CDS encoding HNH endonuclease signature motif containing protein, translating to MTATVTFGSELGVLSHLRDAARSLVGAGDAAGSIWQLGEAEVADGLATVGALRQLLDVAEVALVREGLERGLPAQESWSAQDWVCRAEAQRAPTPEGRHVAQVLRVAKGESRVAQVTQAFAVGDLPLGKADQLVRFEDHVSRVADPDEVAEAVAVVLEGTRDTVVPTGPDGRGPHQRVRGLTEREVSTALTRTGRLLRPDTDLEREDTKAKAGRALWRQEGPAGLTTYRVVLDAEGAAVVDGALAALSEPVTGPEGERDDRPPARRRADALLEVVRRGVSAPGDVPRSDKAQVHVTIPLGDLLGQGAHGAGVTMTGQVLAPSVVRRMACDAGIIPVVLGGDGEILDMGRSVRLFTPGQRRAVWLRDGGCTYPGCTMPPQWCDAHHVDWWSRGGDTDMDNAALLCQRHHTKVHTRDLVATVTATGVTWHL from the coding sequence ATGACGGCGACGGTGACGTTCGGCAGCGAGTTGGGAGTTCTCTCCCACCTCCGTGATGCCGCGCGGTCACTGGTCGGCGCAGGTGATGCGGCCGGTTCGATCTGGCAGCTCGGGGAGGCGGAGGTCGCCGATGGGCTGGCCACGGTCGGCGCGTTGCGGCAGCTGCTTGACGTCGCCGAGGTCGCCCTGGTCCGCGAGGGCCTGGAGCGCGGGTTGCCAGCGCAGGAGTCGTGGTCGGCTCAGGACTGGGTCTGCCGTGCCGAGGCGCAGCGGGCGCCGACGCCGGAGGGCCGGCACGTCGCGCAGGTGCTGCGGGTGGCGAAGGGGGAGTCCCGGGTCGCCCAGGTGACGCAGGCTTTCGCCGTGGGTGACCTTCCCTTGGGCAAGGCGGACCAGCTGGTCCGCTTCGAGGATCACGTCTCCCGGGTCGCCGACCCGGACGAGGTGGCTGAGGCGGTCGCGGTGGTGCTGGAGGGGACCCGCGACACGGTCGTCCCGACCGGGCCCGACGGTCGTGGTCCGCACCAGCGGGTCCGGGGTCTGACCGAGAGGGAGGTGTCGACCGCGCTGACTCGCACGGGGCGGCTGCTCCGACCGGATACGGACCTGGAGCGGGAGGACACGAAGGCGAAGGCGGGTCGGGCGCTGTGGCGCCAGGAGGGGCCGGCCGGGCTGACGACCTACCGGGTCGTCCTGGATGCCGAGGGAGCAGCGGTGGTCGACGGTGCACTGGCTGCGCTGTCCGAGCCGGTGACCGGCCCGGAGGGTGAGCGCGACGACCGGCCACCGGCTCGACGTCGGGCGGATGCCCTGCTCGAGGTGGTCCGGCGCGGAGTGTCCGCTCCGGGCGACGTACCCAGGAGCGACAAGGCGCAGGTGCACGTGACGATCCCGCTCGGTGACCTGCTGGGGCAGGGCGCGCACGGTGCGGGCGTGACCATGACCGGTCAGGTCCTGGCACCATCCGTGGTCCGACGGATGGCCTGCGATGCGGGCATCATCCCGGTTGTCCTGGGTGGCGACGGCGAGATCCTGGACATGGGGCGCTCGGTGCGGCTCTTCACCCCCGGGCAGAGACGCGCGGTGTGGCTGCGCGACGGAGGCTGTACCTACCCGGGGTGCACGATGCCTCCGCAGTGGTGCGACGCCCACCACGTGGACTGGTGGTCCCGCGGGGGAGATACGGACATGGACAACGCAGCCCTGCTGTGCCAACGGCACCACACGAAGGTCCACACCCGAGACCTGGTGGCCACCGTCACGGCCACCGGGGTGACCTGGCACCTGTAG
- a CDS encoding dienelactone hydrolase family protein, whose translation MTTTTPDTQSTVPVEGGDLPVQVFLPAAEGGPGVVLFQEIFGVTGYIRSRARDLADLGYVVLVPESYWRLGSPVISEGMDGLEEAMATSGRLDWDRTVADAVAATRYLGRRPEVSGPTGLVGFCFGGGLAWATAAHLADEGEAPAALVAYYGSQIPTLLDLAGRIRSPQLHHWGNADQFIPPEGVDAVEEAVTAGRNATFCRYDGAGHAFDNPSPAFHHAQASARAWPVTTDWLATHLAGRAGTS comes from the coding sequence ATGACCACGACCACTCCCGACACGCAGTCCACCGTCCCGGTCGAGGGTGGCGACCTACCCGTCCAGGTCTTCCTTCCTGCTGCCGAGGGCGGCCCGGGGGTCGTGCTCTTCCAAGAGATCTTCGGCGTCACCGGATACATCCGCTCACGGGCCCGCGACCTCGCGGACCTGGGCTATGTCGTCCTCGTCCCGGAGTCCTACTGGCGCCTGGGCAGCCCGGTGATCAGCGAGGGGATGGACGGTCTCGAGGAGGCCATGGCCACCTCCGGCCGGCTCGACTGGGACCGGACCGTCGCCGACGCCGTGGCGGCGACCCGGTACCTGGGACGACGCCCGGAGGTGTCCGGACCCACCGGGCTGGTGGGCTTCTGCTTCGGGGGTGGCCTCGCGTGGGCGACGGCCGCGCACCTGGCCGATGAGGGCGAGGCGCCTGCCGCGTTGGTCGCCTACTACGGATCGCAGATCCCGACCCTGCTGGATCTGGCCGGCCGGATCCGCTCGCCCCAGCTGCACCACTGGGGCAATGCGGATCAGTTCATCCCGCCCGAGGGCGTCGACGCCGTCGAGGAAGCAGTCACGGCCGGTCGGAACGCCACGTTCTGCCGCTACGACGGCGCCGGGCACGCCTTCGACAACCCGTCCCCGGCCTTCCACCACGCGCAGGCCTCGGCGCGCGCATGGCCGGTCACGACCGACTGGCTCGCCACCCACCTGGCCGGGAGGGCCGGCACGAGCTGA
- a CDS encoding DUF1295 domain-containing protein translates to MSYLVVGLAGLGIVAAALAVTALVAQRQGRFAVIDATWPLLFVLIAWASVAAGEGSGRSWLLAVLATVWGGRLAWHLVGRLRGAGEDPRYSEMLEDVPPERRFAVAVRKIFLTQGVVAWFVGLPLMVAATTDHDLGFVAALGALVWLVGILFEAIGDAQLKAFKADPANKGRVMDRGLWAWTRHPNYFGDACVWWGLWLIAAGAWPGVLTVLSPLAMTYLLAFGTGARLLERSMAQRPGYPEYMERTSMFFPLPPTRS, encoded by the coding sequence ATGAGTTACCTCGTCGTCGGGCTGGCGGGACTGGGCATCGTCGCCGCCGCGCTCGCGGTCACCGCGCTCGTCGCGCAGCGGCAGGGCCGCTTCGCGGTGATCGATGCGACGTGGCCGCTCCTCTTCGTCCTCATCGCCTGGGCGAGCGTGGCGGCGGGCGAAGGGAGCGGACGCTCCTGGCTGCTGGCCGTGCTCGCCACGGTGTGGGGCGGACGCCTGGCGTGGCACCTCGTCGGCCGGCTGCGCGGGGCCGGTGAGGACCCGCGCTACTCCGAGATGCTGGAGGACGTCCCGCCCGAGCGTCGCTTCGCCGTCGCGGTGCGCAAGATCTTCCTGACCCAGGGCGTGGTGGCGTGGTTCGTCGGCCTGCCGCTGATGGTGGCGGCGACGACGGATCACGACCTCGGGTTCGTCGCGGCGCTGGGGGCGCTCGTGTGGCTGGTCGGGATCCTCTTCGAAGCGATCGGCGACGCCCAGCTGAAGGCCTTCAAGGCCGACCCGGCGAACAAGGGTCGGGTCATGGACCGCGGGTTGTGGGCGTGGACACGGCACCCGAACTACTTCGGTGACGCCTGCGTGTGGTGGGGCCTGTGGCTGATCGCCGCCGGTGCCTGGCCGGGAGTGCTCACCGTGCTCTCGCCGCTGGCGATGACCTATCTGCTCGCCTTCGGGACCGGTGCCCGCCTGCTCGAGCGCTCCATGGCCCAGCGCCCCGGGTACCCGGAGTACATGGAGCGCACGTCGATGTTCTTCCCGCTGCCGCCGACACGGTCCTGA